A part of Vulpes lagopus strain Blue_001 chromosome 4, ASM1834538v1, whole genome shotgun sequence genomic DNA contains:
- the LOC121488823 gene encoding cellular nucleic acid-binding protein-like gives MARTGPGAWDGHSRPGSSSSVLCTCHPGAPTEDKDSSAPTGLASCPSGTSLPLQRSQNVHKQRRQKGELPAPGSEAEKRSGFTSDRGFQFVSSSLPDICYRCGESGHLAKDCDLQEDEACYNCGRGGHIAKDCKEPKREREQCCYNCGKPGHLAHDCDHADEQKCYSCGEFGYIQKDCSKVKCYRCGETGHVAINCSKTSEVNCYRCGESGHLARECTIEATA, from the exons ATGGCCCggacagggcctggggcctgggatggccACTCCCGCCCCGGGAGCTCCAGCTCGGTCCTCTGCACGTGCCATCCAGGGGCACCCACAGAGGACAAGGACAGCTCAGCCCCCACCGGGCTTGCCAGTTGCCCATCCggcacctccctccccctccagagGTCCCAAAACGTCCACAAACAAAGGCGTCAG AAGGGGGAGCTCCCAGCTCCGGGCTCAGAGGCGGAGAAGAGATCTGGTTTTACCTCGGATAGAGGTTTCCagtttgtttcctcatctcttccAGACATCTGTTATCGCTGTGGTGAGTCTGGTCATCTTGCCAAGGATTGTGATCTTCAAGAGGATGAAGCCTGCTATAACTGCGGTAGAGGTGGCCACATCGCCAAGGACTGCAAGGAGCCCAAGAGAGAGCGGGAGCAATGCTGCTACAACTGTGGCAAACCAGGCCATCTGGCTCATGACTGTGACCATGCTGATGAGCAGAAGTGCTATTCTTGTGGAGAATTTGGATACATTCAAAAAGACTGCTCCAAAGTGAAGTGCTATAGGTGTGGTGAAACTGGTCACGTAGCCATTAATTGCAGCAAGACAAGTGAAGTCAACTGTTACCGCTGTGGCGAGTCAGGGCACCTTGCACGGGAATGCACGATTGAAGCCACagcttaa
- the LOC121488824 gene encoding LOW QUALITY PROTEIN: eukaryotic translation initiation factor 3 subunit C-like (The sequence of the model RefSeq protein was modified relative to this genomic sequence to represent the inferred CDS: inserted 1 base in 1 codon; substituted 2 bases at 2 genomic stop codons): MPPCNLEVHFHPRINTTGPSPSRPAQTTHFQKSTFTKQKDKTCQEPDQIHKAAGVCFKRGRQVANEALDTWVWAAAFLKKKSEAPSGESRKFLKKMEDDEEDSEDSEDDEDWDTGSTSSDSDSEEEEGKQAVLASRFLKKAPTTEEDKKAAEKKREDKAKKKHDRKSKRLNEEEEDNEGGEWERVRGGVPLVKEKPKMFAKGTEITHAVVIKKLNEILQARGKKGTDRAAQIELLQLLVQIESENNLGEGVIVKIKFNIITCLYDYNPNLATYMKPEMWQKCLDCINELMDILFANPNIFVGENILEESENLHNADQPLRVRGCILTLVERMDEEFTKIMQNTDPHSQEYVEHLKDEVQVCAIIERVQRYLEEKGTTEEICXVYLRRILHTYYKFDYKAHQRQLXPPEGSSKSEQDQAENEGEDSAVLMERLCKYIYAKDRTDRIRTCAILCHIYHHALHSRWYQARDLMLMSHLQDNIQHADPPVQILYNCTMVQLGICAFRQGLTKDAHNALLDIQSSGRAKELLGQGLLLRSLQERNQEQEKVERRRQVPFHLHINLELLECVYLVSAMLLEIPYMAAHESDARRRMISKQFHHQLRVGERQPLLGPPESMREHVVAASKAMKMGDWKTCHSFIINEKMNGKVWDLFPEADKVXTMLVRKIQEESLRTYLFTYSSVYDSISMETLSDMFELDLPTVHSIISKVIINEELMASLDQPTQTVVMHRTEPTAQQNLALQLAEKLGSLVENNERVFDHKQGTYGGYFRDQKDGYRKNEGYMRRGGYRQQQSQTAY, from the exons ATGCCTCCCTGCAACCTGGAGGTGCACTTCCACCCAAGAATCAACACAACAGGCCCTTCTCCTAGCAGACCAGCACAGACAACTCACTTCCA AAAGAGCACCTTTACTAAACAGAAAGACAAAACGTGTCAGGAACCCGACCAAATACACAAAGCAGCAG GTGTGTGCTTTAAGAGAGGTCGACAAGTTGCAAATGAAGCACTGGACACGTGGGTCTGGGCTGCAGCTTTcctaaagaagaaatcagaagctCCTTCTGGAGAGAGTCgcaagttcctcaaaaagatGGAGGATGATGAGGAGGACTCAGAAGATTCAGAAGATGATGAAGACTGGGATACGGGTTCCACATCTTCTGACTCTGactcagaggaggaagaagggaagcagGCAGTGCTGGCTTCAAGGTTCCTTAAAAAGGCCCCCACCACAGAGgaggacaagaaggcagctgagAAGAAGCGGGAGGACAAAGCCAAGAAGAAGCACGATAGGAAATCTAAGCGCCtgaatgaggaagaggaagacaatGAAGGCGGGGAGTGGGAAAGGGTCCGGGGTGGAGTGCCCCTCGTTAAGGAGAAGCCAAAAATGTTTGCCAAGGGAACCGAGATCACCCACGCTGTTGTCATCAAGAAGTTGAATGAGATCCTACAGGCACGAGGCAAGAAGGGAACAGATCGTGCAGCCCAGATTGAACTACTACAGCTATTGGTTCAGATTGAGTCTGAAAACAACCTGGGGGAGGGCGTCATAGTAAAGATCAAGTTCAATATCATCACCTGTCTCTATGACTACAACCCGAACCTAGCCACGTACATGAAGCCTGAGATGTGGCAGAAGTGCCTGGACTGTATCAATGAGCTGATGGACATCCTGTTTGCAAACCCCAACATCTTTGTTGGAGAGAACATCCTGGAGGAAAGTGAAAACCTACATAATGCTGACCAGCCACTGCGTGTCCGTGGCTGTATCTTAACCTTGGTGGAACGAATGGATGAAGAATTTaccaaaataatgcaaaatactGATCCCCACTCCCAAGAGTACGTGGAGCATCTGAAGGACGAGGTGCAGGTGTGTGCCATCATCGAGCGTGTGCAGCGCTACCTGGAAGAGAAGGGCACCACCGAGGAGATCTGTTGAGTCTACTTGAGGCGCATCCTCCACACCTACTACAAATTTGATTACAAGGCCCACCAGCGGCAGC ACCCCCCAGAGGGCTCCTCAAAGTCTGAGCAAGACCAGGCAGAGAATGAGGGCGAGGACTCAGCTGTGCTGATGGAGAGGCTGTGCAAGTACATCTACGCCAAGGACCGCACGGACCGCATCCGCACGTGTGCCATCCTTTGCCATATCTACCACCATGCCCTGCACTCCCGCTGGTACCAAGCCCGGGACCTCATGCTCATGAGTCACCTGCAAGACAATATTCAGCATGCGGACCCACCAGTACAGATCCTGTACAATTGCACCATGGTGCAGCTGGGCATATGTGCTTTCCGCCAAGGCCTGACCAAGGATGCTCACAATGCCCTACTGGACATTCAGTCAAGCGGCCGGGCCAAGGAGCTTCTGGGCCAGGGGCTGCTGTTGCGGAGCCTGCAGGAGCGCAACCAGGAGCAGGAGAAGGTGGAGCGGCGCCGGCAGGTGCCCTTCCACCTACATATCAACCTGGAGCTGCTGGAGTGTGTTTATCTGGTGTCTGCCATGCTCCTGGAGATCCCTTACATGGCTGCCCATGAGAGTGACGCCCGCCGACGCATGATCAGCAAGCAGTTCCATCACCAGCTGCGGGTGGGGGAGCGGCAGCCCTTGTTGGGTCCCCCTGAGTCCATGAGAGAACACGTGGTTGCTGCCTCCAAGGCTATGAAGATGGGCGACTGGAAGACCTGTCACAGTTTTATCATCAATGAAAAGATGAATGGCAAAGTGTGGGACCTTTTCCCTGAGGCTGACAAAGTCTGAACCATGCTGGTTAGGAAGATCCAGGAAGAATCACTGCGAACCTACCTCTTCACCTACAGCAGTGTCTATGACTCCATCAGCATGGAGACTCTGTCTGACATGTTTGAACTGGACCTGCCCACTGTACACTCCATCATCAGCAAGGTGATCATTAATGAGGAGTTGATGGCCTCTCTGGACCAGCCAACGCAGACTGTGGTGATGCACCGCACCGAGCCCACTGCCCAACAGAACCTGGCCCTGCAGCTGGCTGAGAAGCTGGGCAGCTTGGTGGAAAATAATGAGCGGGTGTTTGACCACAAGCAGGGTACCTATGGTGGCTACTTCCGAGACCAGAAGGACGGCTACCGCAAGAACGAGGGCTACATGCGTCGGGGTGGGTACCGCCAGCAGCAGTCTCAGACAGCCTACTAA